The following are encoded in a window of Cinclus cinclus chromosome 32, bCinCin1.1, whole genome shotgun sequence genomic DNA:
- the FBF1 gene encoding fas-binding factor 1 isoform X7, with amino-acid sequence MAAKARSRLPDPIEDVLGDLLGFDEEPPAPPSQGSCAPFLQVSPRGGLDGDSRGKFLTESVEGLKELDQPDKLDHVDELDELDAEILGIARVRSRPGKHAGKGLGKDPKDPLEKPFLGELVGPRSSSGNKAGQSKDSALALPRPDATFGDDVDDLVHSLGLGNSADGAGNAPGAPGGQGIPRDHARLQGQTPEQPGKAEFQPESKEQRLDGCQDLPDFPFGSYEPSVASGTARRRGRRFPVGSSSRCPSGAAWLGLKDEDFLGLGSKDEDFPQLGSKHEDSQGLGQKDSQGVGQKDSQGLGSKNEDFQGFGLKDKDSLELGQKDEHHLGSGVLARRRSWAEAPEQNSHPWRVPESPEPSRLEFPGRTQPRPQAAAAALEVPAMAPPTKQDPEAPPAQPCLENSRALPSWLCPEPPRAFPAQKHQQDPGFLPSQQDLGILPSHQSQKYPGVLQSHPSQQDLGILPSYQSQKDPGILPSHPPQQDLGILPSHPSQKDPGILQSHPPQQALGILPPQQDLGILPSQPHPDSQTLQSHPGSGISLCSLQARLEELENQVRSLEREREQQGRLLGDLLESSHRSQDPPTSQDHPGSQNHPRSQEQDEQLTVLQDRLCRQQRDAEREQSRLQEAVANLESRLGEREQLLEQERRRAAAERSRADSLREALEEQRRLSAQLLAMERAALDEAKAAWLEEQQAELRDRSEERRRLAAAWAEFHTRERLSRERAEQDKERALGMDSALRSLAKEQAELKFRSRELRSKEEELERDREELDEAWRKLRLEKEKVQRAEQRLREREEQIHALAQFPFPIPSRIPSRLCRMLGSSRPSSGCGSCRISRISSGRRSSGCIRQERLSLARHREQLQQLRAELSPAAGTRPGPVPSHGPAEVPPFPGWVLGDAGAPELLWGTPMSPSAAASVVPGLLPPLGMVLGGNRDTLGSAALYGHLLVLKQRARMDHDFLENERHFLESLKKGP; translated from the exons ATG GCTGCCAAGGCCCGGAGCAGGTTACCAG ATCCTATTGAGGATGTGCTTGGGGACCTCCTGGGATTTGATG AGGAACCCCCGGCTCCCCCTTCCCAAGGTTCCTGTGCCCCCTTCCTGCAGGTGAGCCCCAG gggggGCCTGGATGGAGATTCCAGAGGGAAATTCCTGACAGAGAGCGTGGAGGGGCTGAAG GAGCTGGATCAACCGGATAAGCTGGATCACGTGGATGAGCTGGATGAGCTCGATGCAGAAATCCTGGGAATCGCCAGAGTCAGGTCCAGGCCGGGAAAACAcgctgggaaggggctgggaaaaG ATCCCAAGGATCCTCTGGAGAAGCCATTCCTGGGGGAGCTGGTGGggcccaggagcagctctgggaacaAAGCAGGACAGAGCAAGGACAGtg ccctggccctgccacGTCCCGATGCCACCTTTGGGGACGACGTTGATGACCTCGTGCATTCCCTGGGCCTCGGGAACAGCGCCGATGGAGCTGGGAACGCGCCGGGAGCGCCGGGGGG CCAGGGGATCCCAAGGGACCACGCCAGGCTCCAGGGACAAACCCCAGAGCAGCCGGGAAAGGCGGAATTCCAGCCGGAATCCAAGGAACAAA GGCTGGACGGGTGCCAGGATCTGCCGGATTTTCCCTTTGGCTCCTATGAGCCCTCGGTGGCCTCAGGAACTGCACGGAGACGGGGACGGAG gtTTCCAGTGGGGAGCAGCTCCCGATGTCCCTCTGGGGCCGCCTGGCTGGGGctgaaggacgaggatttcctGGGACTGGGATCAAAGGATGAGGATTTCCCACAATTGGGATCAAAGCATGAGGATTCCCAGGGACTGGGACAGAAGGATTCCCaaggagtgggacagaaggaTTCCCAAGGATTGGGATCAAAGAATGAGGATTTTCAAGGATTTGGATTGAAGGACAAGGATTCCCTGGAACTGGGACAGAAGGACGAGCATCACCTGGGCTCAGGTGTGCTGGCACGGAGGCGATCCTGGGCCGAGGCTCCAGAGCAGAATTCCCACCCCTGGAGGGTCCCGGAGTCCCCCGAGCCTAGCAG GCTGGAATTCCCTGGCAGGACACAGCCCCGcccccaggcagctgcag CAGCGCTGGAGGTGCCGGCGATGGCCCCGCCCACCAAG CAGGATCCCGAggctcctccagcccagccctgcctggagaATTCCCGAGCTCTCCCATCCTGGCTCTGCCCAGAGCCTCCCAGAGCTTTCCCAGCCCAGAAGCACCAGCAGGATCCAGGATTtctcccatcccagcaggatcTGGGAATTCTCCCATCCCACCAATCCCAAAAATATCCAGGAGTTCTccaatcccatccatcccagcaggatttgggaattctccCATCCTATCAATCCCAGAAGGATCCAGGAATTCTCCCATCCCATCCACCCCAGCAGGATCTGGGAAttctcccatcccatccatcccagaaAGATCCAGGAATTCTCCAATCCCATCCACCCCAGCAGGCTCTGGGAATTCTCCCACCCCAGCAGGATCTGGGAAttctcccatcccagccccacccGGATTCCCAAACTCTCCAATCCCATCCTGGATCTGGGATCTCCCTGTGCAGCCTTCAGGCccggctggaggagctggaaaatCAG GTGCGTTCCCtggagcgggagcgggagcaGCAGGGCCGGCTCCTGGGGGATCTCCTGGAGAGCTCCCACAG ATCCCAGGATCCCCCCACATCCCAGGATCACCCTGGATCCCAGAATCACCCCAGATCCCAGGAGCAGGATGAGCAGCTCACAG TGCTCCAGGACCGGCTGTGCCGGCAGCAGCGGgatgcagagcgggagcagaGCCGGCTCCAGGAGGCCGTGGCCAACTTGGAGAGcaggctgggagagagggagcagctcctggagcag gAACGCCGCAGAGCCGCTGCCGAGCGCTCCAGGGCGGATTCCCTGCGGGAGGCGCTGGAGGAGCAGCGCCGGCTCTCGGCTCAGCTGCTGGCCATGGAGAGGGCAGCGCTGGACGAGGCCAAG gctgcatggctggaggagcagcaggcagagctgcgGGATCGCTCCGAGGAGCGGCGGCGGCTGGCGGCTGCCTGGGCAGAATTCCACACCCGGGAGCGGCTGAGCCGGGAGCGGGCGGAGCAGGACAAGGAGCGAGCCCTGGGCATGGACTCGGCGCTGAGGAGCCTGGCCAAG gagcaggcagagctgaaatTCCGGAGCCGGGAGCTGAGATCcaaggaggaggagctggagagggacagggaggagctggatgagGCCTGGAGGaagctgaggctggaaaaggagaaggTTCAGCGGGCTGAGCAGCGCctgagggagagggaggagcaGATCCATGCCCTGGCCCAG ttcccattccccattcccagcaggattcccagcaggctctgcaggaTGCTCGGATCCTCCAGGCCGAGCAGCGGCTGCGGCTCCTGCAGGATCAGCAGGATCAGCtcgggcaggaggagcagcggCTGCATCAGGCaa GAGCGGCTGAGCCTGGCCcggcacagggagcagctccagcagctccgggctgagctgtccccagctgcagggacacGGCCGGGGCCAGTCCCCAGCCATGGGCCGGCTGAGGTTCCACCCTTCCCGGGATGGGTTTTGGGGGATGCtggagccccagagctgctctggggaacTCCCATGTCCCCGTCTGCAGCTGCTTCCGTGGTTCCCGGGCTCCTGCCCCCCTTGGGGATGGTCCTGGGGGGAAACCGGGACACCCTGGGCTCGGCCGCGCTCTACGGACACCTCCTGGTGCTGAAACAGCGAGCACGGAtg GACCACGATTTCCTGGAGAATGAGCGGCACTTCCTGGAATCCCTGAAGAAAGGGCCCTGA
- the FBF1 gene encoding fas-binding factor 1 isoform X6 gives MCLGTSWDLMRNPRLPLPKVPVPPSCRGGLDGDSRGKFLTESVEGLKELDQPDKLDHVDELDELDAEILGIARVRSRPGKHAGKGLGKDPKDPLEKPFLGELVGPRSSSGNKAGQSKDSALALPRPDATFGDDVDDLVHSLGLGNSADGAGNAPGAPGGQGIPRDHARLQGQTPEQPGKAEFQPESKEQRLDGCQDLPDFPFGSYEPSVASGTARRRGRRFPVGSSSRCPSGAAWLGLKDEDFLGLGSKDEDFPQLGSKHEDSQGLGQKDSQGVGQKDSQGLGSKNEDFQGFGLKDKDSLELGQKDEHHLGSGVLARRRSWAEAPEQNSHPWRVPESPEPSRLEFPGRTQPRPQAAAAALEVPAMAPPTKQDPEAPPAQPCLENSRALPSWLCPEPPRAFPAQKHQQDPGFLPSQQDLGILPSHQSQKYPGVLQSHPSQQDLGILPSYQSQKDPGILPSHPPQQDLGILPSHPSQKDPGILQSHPPQQALGILPPQQDLGILPSQPHPDSQTLQSHPGSGISLCSLQARLEELENQVRSLEREREQQGRLLGDLLESSHRSQDPPTSQDHPGSQNHPRSQEQDEQLTVLQDRLCRQQRDAEREQSRLQEAVANLESRLGEREQLLEQERRRAAAERSRADSLREALEEQRRLSAQLLAMERAALDEAKAAWLEEQQAELRDRSEERRRLAAAWAEFHTRERLSRERAEQDKERALGMDSALRSLAKEQAELKFRSRELRSKEEELERDREELDEAWRKLRLEKEKVQRAEQRLREREEQIHALAQQDSQQALQDARILQAEQRLRLLQDQQDQLGQEEQRLHQASPSLLPHPSPSSCSLFPPPVPPFPQERLSLARHREQLQQLRAELSPAAGTRPGPVPSHGPAEVPPFPGWVLGDAGAPELLWGTPMSPSAAASVVPGLLPPLGMVLGGNRDTLGSAALYGHLLVLKQRARMDHDFLENERHFLESLKKGP, from the exons ATGTGCTTGGGGACCTCCTGGGATTTGATG AGGAACCCCCGGCTCCCCCTTCCCAAGGTTCCTGTGCCCCCTTCCTGCAG gggggGCCTGGATGGAGATTCCAGAGGGAAATTCCTGACAGAGAGCGTGGAGGGGCTGAAG GAGCTGGATCAACCGGATAAGCTGGATCACGTGGATGAGCTGGATGAGCTCGATGCAGAAATCCTGGGAATCGCCAGAGTCAGGTCCAGGCCGGGAAAACAcgctgggaaggggctgggaaaaG ATCCCAAGGATCCTCTGGAGAAGCCATTCCTGGGGGAGCTGGTGGggcccaggagcagctctgggaacaAAGCAGGACAGAGCAAGGACAGtg ccctggccctgccacGTCCCGATGCCACCTTTGGGGACGACGTTGATGACCTCGTGCATTCCCTGGGCCTCGGGAACAGCGCCGATGGAGCTGGGAACGCGCCGGGAGCGCCGGGGGG CCAGGGGATCCCAAGGGACCACGCCAGGCTCCAGGGACAAACCCCAGAGCAGCCGGGAAAGGCGGAATTCCAGCCGGAATCCAAGGAACAAA GGCTGGACGGGTGCCAGGATCTGCCGGATTTTCCCTTTGGCTCCTATGAGCCCTCGGTGGCCTCAGGAACTGCACGGAGACGGGGACGGAG gtTTCCAGTGGGGAGCAGCTCCCGATGTCCCTCTGGGGCCGCCTGGCTGGGGctgaaggacgaggatttcctGGGACTGGGATCAAAGGATGAGGATTTCCCACAATTGGGATCAAAGCATGAGGATTCCCAGGGACTGGGACAGAAGGATTCCCaaggagtgggacagaaggaTTCCCAAGGATTGGGATCAAAGAATGAGGATTTTCAAGGATTTGGATTGAAGGACAAGGATTCCCTGGAACTGGGACAGAAGGACGAGCATCACCTGGGCTCAGGTGTGCTGGCACGGAGGCGATCCTGGGCCGAGGCTCCAGAGCAGAATTCCCACCCCTGGAGGGTCCCGGAGTCCCCCGAGCCTAGCAG GCTGGAATTCCCTGGCAGGACACAGCCCCGcccccaggcagctgcag CAGCGCTGGAGGTGCCGGCGATGGCCCCGCCCACCAAG CAGGATCCCGAggctcctccagcccagccctgcctggagaATTCCCGAGCTCTCCCATCCTGGCTCTGCCCAGAGCCTCCCAGAGCTTTCCCAGCCCAGAAGCACCAGCAGGATCCAGGATTtctcccatcccagcaggatcTGGGAATTCTCCCATCCCACCAATCCCAAAAATATCCAGGAGTTCTccaatcccatccatcccagcaggatttgggaattctccCATCCTATCAATCCCAGAAGGATCCAGGAATTCTCCCATCCCATCCACCCCAGCAGGATCTGGGAAttctcccatcccatccatcccagaaAGATCCAGGAATTCTCCAATCCCATCCACCCCAGCAGGCTCTGGGAATTCTCCCACCCCAGCAGGATCTGGGAAttctcccatcccagccccacccGGATTCCCAAACTCTCCAATCCCATCCTGGATCTGGGATCTCCCTGTGCAGCCTTCAGGCccggctggaggagctggaaaatCAG GTGCGTTCCCtggagcgggagcgggagcaGCAGGGCCGGCTCCTGGGGGATCTCCTGGAGAGCTCCCACAG ATCCCAGGATCCCCCCACATCCCAGGATCACCCTGGATCCCAGAATCACCCCAGATCCCAGGAGCAGGATGAGCAGCTCACAG TGCTCCAGGACCGGCTGTGCCGGCAGCAGCGGgatgcagagcgggagcagaGCCGGCTCCAGGAGGCCGTGGCCAACTTGGAGAGcaggctgggagagagggagcagctcctggagcag gAACGCCGCAGAGCCGCTGCCGAGCGCTCCAGGGCGGATTCCCTGCGGGAGGCGCTGGAGGAGCAGCGCCGGCTCTCGGCTCAGCTGCTGGCCATGGAGAGGGCAGCGCTGGACGAGGCCAAG gctgcatggctggaggagcagcaggcagagctgcgGGATCGCTCCGAGGAGCGGCGGCGGCTGGCGGCTGCCTGGGCAGAATTCCACACCCGGGAGCGGCTGAGCCGGGAGCGGGCGGAGCAGGACAAGGAGCGAGCCCTGGGCATGGACTCGGCGCTGAGGAGCCTGGCCAAG gagcaggcagagctgaaatTCCGGAGCCGGGAGCTGAGATCcaaggaggaggagctggagagggacagggaggagctggatgagGCCTGGAGGaagctgaggctggaaaaggagaaggTTCAGCGGGCTGAGCAGCGCctgagggagagggaggagcaGATCCATGCCCTGGCCCAG caggattcccagcaggctctgcaggaTGCTCGGATCCTCCAGGCCGAGCAGCGGCTGCGGCTCCTGCAGGATCAGCAGGATCAGCtcgggcaggaggagcagcggCTGCATCAGGCaagtccctccctccttcctcatccctctccctcctcttgctcccttttcccacctcctgtccctccttTCCCGCAGGAGCGGCTGAGCCTGGCCcggcacagggagcagctccagcagctccgggctgagctgtccccagctgcagggacacGGCCGGGGCCAGTCCCCAGCCATGGGCCGGCTGAGGTTCCACCCTTCCCGGGATGGGTTTTGGGGGATGCtggagccccagagctgctctggggaacTCCCATGTCCCCGTCTGCAGCTGCTTCCGTGGTTCCCGGGCTCCTGCCCCCCTTGGGGATGGTCCTGGGGGGAAACCGGGACACCCTGGGCTCGGCCGCGCTCTACGGACACCTCCTGGTGCTGAAACAGCGAGCACGGAtg GACCACGATTTCCTGGAGAATGAGCGGCACTTCCTGGAATCCCTGAAGAAAGGGCCCTGA
- the FBF1 gene encoding fas-binding factor 1 isoform X4: MAAKARSRLPDPIEDVLGDLLGFDEEPPAPPSQGSCAPFLQVSPRGGLDGDSRGKFLTESVEGLKELDQPDKLDHVDELDELDAEILGIARVRSRPGKHAGKGLGKDPKDPLEKPFLGELVGPRSSSGNKAGQSKDSALALPRPDATFGDDVDDLVHSLGLGNSADGAGNAPGAPGGQGIPRDHARLQGQTPEQPGKAEFQPESKEQRLDGCQDLPDFPFGSYEPSVASGTARRRGRRFPVGSSSRCPSGAAWLGLKDEDFLGLGSKDEDFPQLGSKHEDSQGLGQKDSQGVGQKDSQGLGSKNEDFQGFGLKDKDSLELGQKDEHHLGSGVLARRRSWAEAPEQNSHPWRVPESPEPSRLEFPGRTQPRPQAAAAALEVPAMAPPTKQDPEAPPAQPCLENSRALPSWLCPEPPRAFPAQKHQQDPGFLPSQQDLGILPSHQSQKYPGVLQSHPSQQDLGILPSYQSQKDPGILPSHPPQQDLGILPSHPSQKDPGILQSHPPQQALGILPPQQDLGILPSQPHPDSQTLQSHPGSGISLCSLQARLEELENQVRSLEREREQQGRLLGDLLESSHRSQDPPTSQDHPGSQNHPRSQEQDEQLTVLQDRLCRQQRDAEREQSRLQEAVANLESRLGEREQLLEQERRRAAAERSRADSLREALEEQRRLSAQLLAMERAALDEAKAAWLEEQQAELRDRSEERRRLAAAWAEFHTRERLSRERAEQDKERALGMDSALRSLAKEQAELKFRSRELRSKEEELERDREELDEAWRKLRLEKEKVQRAEQRLREREEQIHALAQDSQQALQDARILQAEQRLRLLQDQQDQLGQEEQRLHQASPSLLPHPSPSSCSLFPPPVPPFPQERLSLARHREQLQQLRAELSPAAGTRPGPVPSHGPAEVPPFPGWVLGDAGAPELLWGTPMSPSAAASVVPGLLPPLGMVLGGNRDTLGSAALYGHLLVLKQRARMDHDFLENERHFLESLKKGP, encoded by the exons ATG GCTGCCAAGGCCCGGAGCAGGTTACCAG ATCCTATTGAGGATGTGCTTGGGGACCTCCTGGGATTTGATG AGGAACCCCCGGCTCCCCCTTCCCAAGGTTCCTGTGCCCCCTTCCTGCAGGTGAGCCCCAG gggggGCCTGGATGGAGATTCCAGAGGGAAATTCCTGACAGAGAGCGTGGAGGGGCTGAAG GAGCTGGATCAACCGGATAAGCTGGATCACGTGGATGAGCTGGATGAGCTCGATGCAGAAATCCTGGGAATCGCCAGAGTCAGGTCCAGGCCGGGAAAACAcgctgggaaggggctgggaaaaG ATCCCAAGGATCCTCTGGAGAAGCCATTCCTGGGGGAGCTGGTGGggcccaggagcagctctgggaacaAAGCAGGACAGAGCAAGGACAGtg ccctggccctgccacGTCCCGATGCCACCTTTGGGGACGACGTTGATGACCTCGTGCATTCCCTGGGCCTCGGGAACAGCGCCGATGGAGCTGGGAACGCGCCGGGAGCGCCGGGGGG CCAGGGGATCCCAAGGGACCACGCCAGGCTCCAGGGACAAACCCCAGAGCAGCCGGGAAAGGCGGAATTCCAGCCGGAATCCAAGGAACAAA GGCTGGACGGGTGCCAGGATCTGCCGGATTTTCCCTTTGGCTCCTATGAGCCCTCGGTGGCCTCAGGAACTGCACGGAGACGGGGACGGAG gtTTCCAGTGGGGAGCAGCTCCCGATGTCCCTCTGGGGCCGCCTGGCTGGGGctgaaggacgaggatttcctGGGACTGGGATCAAAGGATGAGGATTTCCCACAATTGGGATCAAAGCATGAGGATTCCCAGGGACTGGGACAGAAGGATTCCCaaggagtgggacagaaggaTTCCCAAGGATTGGGATCAAAGAATGAGGATTTTCAAGGATTTGGATTGAAGGACAAGGATTCCCTGGAACTGGGACAGAAGGACGAGCATCACCTGGGCTCAGGTGTGCTGGCACGGAGGCGATCCTGGGCCGAGGCTCCAGAGCAGAATTCCCACCCCTGGAGGGTCCCGGAGTCCCCCGAGCCTAGCAG GCTGGAATTCCCTGGCAGGACACAGCCCCGcccccaggcagctgcag CAGCGCTGGAGGTGCCGGCGATGGCCCCGCCCACCAAG CAGGATCCCGAggctcctccagcccagccctgcctggagaATTCCCGAGCTCTCCCATCCTGGCTCTGCCCAGAGCCTCCCAGAGCTTTCCCAGCCCAGAAGCACCAGCAGGATCCAGGATTtctcccatcccagcaggatcTGGGAATTCTCCCATCCCACCAATCCCAAAAATATCCAGGAGTTCTccaatcccatccatcccagcaggatttgggaattctccCATCCTATCAATCCCAGAAGGATCCAGGAATTCTCCCATCCCATCCACCCCAGCAGGATCTGGGAAttctcccatcccatccatcccagaaAGATCCAGGAATTCTCCAATCCCATCCACCCCAGCAGGCTCTGGGAATTCTCCCACCCCAGCAGGATCTGGGAAttctcccatcccagccccacccGGATTCCCAAACTCTCCAATCCCATCCTGGATCTGGGATCTCCCTGTGCAGCCTTCAGGCccggctggaggagctggaaaatCAG GTGCGTTCCCtggagcgggagcgggagcaGCAGGGCCGGCTCCTGGGGGATCTCCTGGAGAGCTCCCACAG ATCCCAGGATCCCCCCACATCCCAGGATCACCCTGGATCCCAGAATCACCCCAGATCCCAGGAGCAGGATGAGCAGCTCACAG TGCTCCAGGACCGGCTGTGCCGGCAGCAGCGGgatgcagagcgggagcagaGCCGGCTCCAGGAGGCCGTGGCCAACTTGGAGAGcaggctgggagagagggagcagctcctggagcag gAACGCCGCAGAGCCGCTGCCGAGCGCTCCAGGGCGGATTCCCTGCGGGAGGCGCTGGAGGAGCAGCGCCGGCTCTCGGCTCAGCTGCTGGCCATGGAGAGGGCAGCGCTGGACGAGGCCAAG gctgcatggctggaggagcagcaggcagagctgcgGGATCGCTCCGAGGAGCGGCGGCGGCTGGCGGCTGCCTGGGCAGAATTCCACACCCGGGAGCGGCTGAGCCGGGAGCGGGCGGAGCAGGACAAGGAGCGAGCCCTGGGCATGGACTCGGCGCTGAGGAGCCTGGCCAAG gagcaggcagagctgaaatTCCGGAGCCGGGAGCTGAGATCcaaggaggaggagctggagagggacagggaggagctggatgagGCCTGGAGGaagctgaggctggaaaaggagaaggTTCAGCGGGCTGAGCAGCGCctgagggagagggaggagcaGATCCATGCCCTGGCCCAG gattcccagcaggctctgcaggaTGCTCGGATCCTCCAGGCCGAGCAGCGGCTGCGGCTCCTGCAGGATCAGCAGGATCAGCtcgggcaggaggagcagcggCTGCATCAGGCaagtccctccctccttcctcatccctctccctcctcttgctcccttttcccacctcctgtccctccttTCCCGCAGGAGCGGCTGAGCCTGGCCcggcacagggagcagctccagcagctccgggctgagctgtccccagctgcagggacacGGCCGGGGCCAGTCCCCAGCCATGGGCCGGCTGAGGTTCCACCCTTCCCGGGATGGGTTTTGGGGGATGCtggagccccagagctgctctggggaacTCCCATGTCCCCGTCTGCAGCTGCTTCCGTGGTTCCCGGGCTCCTGCCCCCCTTGGGGATGGTCCTGGGGGGAAACCGGGACACCCTGGGCTCGGCCGCGCTCTACGGACACCTCCTGGTGCTGAAACAGCGAGCACGGAtg GACCACGATTTCCTGGAGAATGAGCGGCACTTCCTGGAATCCCTGAAGAAAGGGCCCTGA